Proteins from a single region of Hordeum vulgare subsp. vulgare chromosome 6H, MorexV3_pseudomolecules_assembly, whole genome shotgun sequence:
- the LOC123404936 gene encoding uncharacterized protein LOC123404936, giving the protein METKKRAATIAALCLLLVMSVPSQQRMAAKSFCECFQPCHDGCSHNAPWWTCNVDCVEKCKDVGYREESLAACYWVCGTDSACGPSAAPTDAEGVTDCKGECFKRWGNV; this is encoded by the exons ATGGAGACGAAGAAGAGGGCGGCCACCATTGCCGCCCTGTGCTTGCTCCTCGTCATGTCAGTGCCGTCCCAACAGCGGATGGCCGCCAAATCCTTCTGCGAGTGCTTCCAGCCCTGCCACGACGGATGCAGCCACAACGCCCCTTGGTGGACCTGCAACGTCGACTGCGTCGAGAAATGCAAGGACGTCGGCTACAGGGAGGAGAGCCTCGCCGCATGCTACTGGGTCTGCGGCACCGACTCAGCCTGCGGCCCGTCTGCGGCGCCGACCG ATGCAGAAGGCGTTACGGATTGTAAAGGTGAGTGCTTCAAGAGGTGGGGCAATGTTTAA